A window of Tursiops truncatus isolate mTurTru1 chromosome 8, mTurTru1.mat.Y, whole genome shotgun sequence contains these coding sequences:
- the ZFTA gene encoding zinc finger translocation-associated protein translates to MEPGGDHRSRSGGGRGGPGPAAASARGRRLPPAGSSGGAEPEEDDGGQDLQLEGGALGSWGSAPLPSSRARGPASSGRKYSDHCEARASRPGKSRIPGRDHRRYYHDHWRLEYLMDFNPARHGMVCMVCGSSLATLKLSTIKRHIRQKHPYSLHWSPREKEVISNSWDAHLGLGACGEAEGPGAQGAEEEEEEEEEEEEEGAGLQACPPKGPGKAPAGGGGRRQRRGGPGAPRARRRRLSASRRAGGSRGLGARRLERRLKESLQNWFRAECLMDYDPRGNRLVCMACGRALPSLHLDDIRAHVLEVHPSSLGLSGPQRSALLQAWGGQPEALSELTQSPPDDDLVPQDLTRKSRDSAPAAGAPSSQDLSPPDVKEEAGWVPERPGPAEEEELEEGERVGIPGRSPRGRDHRRHYQERWRLEYLMELDGGRRGLVCMVCGGALASLKMSTIKRHIRQRHPGSTRLSGPVRALIAQEWSEKAAHLLALGLPCPESPRDPAAPSTAAASEEGGGEEEEEPEEEEEWWGDVPLSPGEPSERPAEEEEDDEDGPEPGGLAFPPLPPPPPPPPPPRSREQRRNYQPRWRGEYLMDYDGSRRGLVCMVCGGALATLKVSTIKRHILQVHPFSMDFTPEERQTILEAYEEAALRCYGHEGFGPPAPAPRDGGADLKAGAVCRA, encoded by the exons ATGGAGCCTGGCGGGGACCACCGGAGCCGGAGCGGCGGCGGCAGGGGCGGCCCCGGGCCAGCAGCGGCCTCGGCACGGGGCCGACGGCTGCCGCCCGCCGGATCGAGCGGCGGCGCGGAGCCCGAGGAGGACGACGGCG GGCAAGATCTTCAGCTGGAAGGGGGTGCCTTGGGGAGCTGGGGGAGTgcccccctgccctcctccagggCTAGGGGACCAGCATCCTCAGGCAGGAAATACTCAGACCACTGTGAGGCCCGGGCCTCGAGGCCTGGAAAGAGCCGCATCCCTGGCCGTGACCACCGGCGCTACTACCACGACCACTGGCGGCTGGAGTACCTAATGGACTTCAACCCTGCCCGTCACGGCATGGTGTGCATGGTGTGCGGCAGCTCCCTGGCCACTCTCAAGCTCAGCACCATCAAGCGACACATCCGCCAAAAGCACCCCTACTCCCTGCATTGGAGTCCCCGGGAGAAGGAAGTCATCAGCAACAGCTGGGATGCccacctggggctgggggcctgtGGAGAGGCTGAgggcccaggggcccagggggctgaggaggaggaggaggaggaggaggaagaggaggaggaaggggctggcCTCCAGGCTTGCCCTCCCAAGGGCCCAG GCAAAGCCCCAGCTGGTGGGGGCGGCCGGCGCCAGCGGCGAGGGGGCCCAGGGGCACCCCGGGCTCGGCGTCGGCGCCTGTCTGCCTCCcggagggctgggggcagcagggggcTGGGTGCCCGGCGCCTGGAGCGAAGGCTGAAGGAGTCCCTGCAGAACTGGTTCCGGGCAGAGTGTCTCATGGACTATGACCCGCGGGGGAACCGGCTGGTGTGCATGGCCTGTGGCCGGGCACTACCCAGCTTGCACCTGGATGACATCCGTGCCCACGTGCTGGAGGTGCACCCCAGCTCCCTGGGGCTCAGCGGCCCCCAGCGCAGCGCCCTGCTGCAAGCCTGGGGTGGCCAGCCCGAGGCACTGTCTGAGCTCACCCAGTCCCCACCAG ACGATGACCTCGTCCCCCAGGACCTGACCAGAAAGAGCCGGGACTCGGCCCCCGCTGCTGGAGCCCCCTCCTCTCAGGATCTCAGCCCCCCAGACGTAAAGGAAGAGGCTGGCTGGGTCCCTGAGAGGCCCGGGCCggcagaggaggaggagctggaggagggcgAGAGGGTGGGGATCCCGGGCCGGTCTCCGCGGGGCCGCGACCACCGCCGCCACTACCAGGAGCGCTGGCGGCTGGAGTACCTCATGGAGTTGGACGGCGGCCGGCGCGGCCTGGTGTGCATGGTGTGCGGGGGCGCGCTGGCCTCGCTCAAGATGAGCACCATCAAGCGGCACATCCGCCAGCGCCACCCGGGCTCCACGCGCCTCAGCGGGCCAGTCAGGGCCCTCATCGCCCAGGAGTGGAGCGAGAAGGCCGCCCACCTTCTGGCCTTGGGGCTGCCCTGCCCCGAGTCCCCCAGGGACCCTGCCGCCCCCAGCACAGCCGCAGCCTccgaggaggggggaggggaagaggaggaggagccagaggaggaggaggagtggtGGG GCGACGTTCCACTTTCCCCTGGAGAACCGTCAGAGCGGCCCGCCGAGGAAGAGGAGGACGATGAGGACGGCCCAGAGCCCGGGGGACTCGCTTTCCCACccctgccgccgccgcctcccccgccgccgccgccccgcaGCCGAGAGCAGAGGCGGAACTACCAGCCGCGCTGGCGGGGCGAGTACCTGATGGACTACGACGGCAGCCGGCGCGGCCTGGTGTGCATGGTGTGCGGGGGCGCGCTGGCCACGCTCAAGGTCAGCACCATCAAGCGGCACATTCTGCAGGTGCACCCCTTCTCCATGGACTTCACGCCCGAGGAGCGCCAGACCATCCTGGAGGCCTACGAGGAGGCGGCACTACGCTGCTACGGCCACGAGGGCTTTGGACCGCCCGCCCCGGCACCGCGCGACGGCGGCGCGGACCTCAAGGCGGGCGCCGTGTGTCGGGCGTAG